One part of the Leclercia sp. LSNIH1 genome encodes these proteins:
- a CDS encoding putative phage abortive infection protein produces the protein MSFMMFFFLMLATVVMATVYGSAILNGTWPFEGMQLADTGIFGDSWGAFTSIFSALGFCGVLWTIKLQRDATKQIELDSRKRDKSEQIRDFENSFFNMLNILQTIIKDMRVGDDGKKINKEGRSVFTYYYSRFKNECIKKEPIEIIAFLDKADFSLKKEMEMLSRFYGYYFRGRSGNLSHYYRFIYNMFKFIHESTLNNSEKKKYANILRAQISNYELLMLCYNGNTRHGLKFKEYFNEYAVFDNLPVDKLVSDVHVLFYDKKAWGENEDALSIFRQALNKGLE, from the coding sequence ATGTCTTTTATGATGTTCTTTTTTTTGATGTTAGCAACAGTGGTAATGGCTACGGTGTACGGAAGTGCCATCCTAAATGGGACCTGGCCGTTCGAAGGAATGCAGTTAGCTGATACAGGGATTTTCGGTGATTCTTGGGGGGCATTTACTTCTATTTTTTCTGCTCTCGGCTTTTGCGGTGTTTTATGGACGATTAAATTACAAAGAGATGCTACTAAGCAGATTGAATTGGACTCAAGAAAGCGTGATAAGTCGGAACAGATTAGGGATTTCGAAAACTCTTTTTTTAATATGTTGAATATATTGCAAACAATCATCAAAGACATGCGCGTTGGTGATGATGGCAAAAAAATAAATAAAGAAGGGCGCTCAGTTTTTACTTACTATTACTCAAGATTTAAGAATGAATGTATCAAAAAAGAACCAATTGAGATAATTGCTTTTTTGGATAAAGCTGATTTTTCCTTAAAGAAAGAGATGGAAATGTTATCCAGATTTTATGGATATTATTTCAGAGGGCGCTCAGGTAATCTTTCTCATTATTATAGATTTATATATAACATGTTCAAGTTTATACATGAGTCAACTCTTAATAACTCAGAAAAGAAAAAATATGCTAACATCCTCAGAGCTCAAATTTCAAACTATGAGCTTTTGATGTTATGCTATAATGGTAACACTCGGCACGGCCTGAAGTTCAAAGAATATTTTAATGAGTATGCTGTTTTTGATAATTTACCTGTCGATAAGCTTGTAAGCGATGTACATGTTTTGTTTTATGATAAAAAAGCTTGGGGAGAAAACGAAGACGCATTATCAATATTTCGACAGGCTTTAAATAAAGGTTTAGAGTGA
- a CDS encoding site-specific integrase, whose product MAARPRKNNVSVPNLYPLYSRKVNKVYWRYKHPVTGKFHALGTDEAEAIAIATEANARLAEQRTRQILAISDRIATSKGKAITVSTWLDRYWKIQEERLASGDIKLNTFKQKNKPVSLLRERVGMKLLPSVDVRDIAQLLDVYVTAGQPRMAQVVRTVLVDIFKEAQHAGEVPPGYDPASATKKPRRRITRQRLSLEEWQQIFEIADANHQYMGNAMLLALVTGQRLGDISRMKFSDVWDDQLHIIQEKTGSKIAIPLSLRLNAINWSLRDVISRCRDYAVSPYLVHFFRATSQAERGAQVKSNTLTMNFSKARDKAGIDWREGTPATFHEQRSLSERLYKEQGIDTKKLLGHKSQQQTDRYNDDRGKDWIAVTV is encoded by the coding sequence ATGGCAGCCCGACCACGTAAAAACAATGTTTCTGTACCGAACCTTTACCCTCTCTACAGCAGGAAGGTGAATAAGGTTTACTGGCGCTATAAACATCCCGTCACCGGTAAGTTCCATGCGCTCGGCACCGACGAGGCAGAAGCTATCGCGATCGCTACTGAAGCTAACGCGCGCCTAGCGGAACAGAGAACCCGGCAGATTTTGGCGATCAGTGACAGGATCGCCACAAGCAAAGGCAAAGCAATCACGGTTTCAACATGGCTCGACCGATACTGGAAAATTCAGGAAGAGCGTCTGGCATCGGGCGATATCAAGCTGAACACTTTCAAACAGAAAAATAAGCCTGTTTCGTTGCTGCGAGAGCGAGTCGGAATGAAGCTGCTACCTTCAGTGGATGTTCGTGATATTGCCCAGTTGCTTGACGTGTACGTCACAGCTGGCCAACCGCGAATGGCCCAGGTAGTTCGAACAGTCCTGGTTGATATTTTTAAAGAGGCTCAGCACGCAGGGGAAGTTCCCCCTGGGTATGATCCTGCGTCTGCGACGAAAAAGCCCAGACGCAGAATTACCCGGCAACGACTTAGCCTTGAGGAATGGCAGCAGATATTCGAGATTGCAGACGCCAACCACCAATATATGGGTAACGCTATGTTGCTGGCTTTGGTAACCGGTCAGCGCCTGGGTGATATTTCGAGGATGAAATTTAGCGATGTCTGGGATGACCAGCTGCACATTATTCAGGAGAAAACAGGAAGCAAAATCGCGATCCCGTTATCGCTCCGCCTGAACGCCATCAACTGGAGTTTGCGGGATGTTATATCCCGCTGTCGTGATTATGCGGTTAGCCCTTACCTAGTCCATTTTTTCAGGGCAACGTCGCAAGCAGAGCGTGGTGCCCAAGTTAAATCGAACACGCTCACAATGAATTTTAGTAAGGCCCGGGATAAGGCAGGGATCGACTGGAGGGAAGGAACGCCGGCGACATTCCATGAGCAGCGATCGCTATCGGAACGTCTTTATAAGGAACAGGGAATTGACACTAAAAAGTTGCTCGGCCACAAGTCACAGCAGCAGACAGATAGATACAATGACGACCGTGGAAAAGATTGGATTGCAGTAACAGTATAA
- a CDS encoding excisionase, which produces MKQMLTLEEWAAEKYRSSPPALNTLRRYAKQNLFSPPAMKQGRKWRVREDAELVGELAKPNILKTDSPILQRILADGSPTT; this is translated from the coding sequence ATGAAGCAAATGCTCACGCTTGAGGAATGGGCAGCAGAGAAATACCGGAGTAGTCCACCAGCTTTGAATACTCTGCGCCGATACGCTAAGCAAAATCTGTTTTCCCCACCAGCAATGAAACAGGGTCGCAAGTGGCGGGTAAGGGAAGATGCAGAACTTGTAGGCGAACTGGCTAAGCCGAATATCCTAAAGACTGACTCGCCAATACTTCAGAGGATTCTTGCTGATGGCAGCCCGACCACGTAA
- a CDS encoding chromosome partitioning protein ParB, giving the protein MANSFKQMSRDGTIKRTDTGMFISLDDIHVREGFNKRYDDDERTILADDELFTYLMNGGSVPPLEVIARDEGGVWVVEGHRRRRCYDRCRAAGKPVGRIHIMPFNGNDVQRLARIMTSNNQLPLSDIEQAAVIQELHNAFNQTTSEIAKLVNKSVGTVEKLLTLSTANYDVQQEVKSGAVSVDVAVDRVKEYGEKAGKVLQHDKAVAAAQGKKKVTRSAIAPEISIKNARRFVELMAQAEISEEGVFTIQGAALAEALSIIDEHKAIAEARETYRLSQPIPSAEVRGKILYVSLDGEEIGSAPIYRGKNVNLNGVVTSQSKAVAHFVKQHKLQQEANHDNQ; this is encoded by the coding sequence ATGGCTAACTCATTCAAGCAGATGTCCCGCGACGGGACTATCAAGCGTACCGACACTGGCATGTTCATCAGCCTCGACGATATCCACGTTCGTGAGGGTTTCAACAAGCGTTACGACGACGATGAGCGCACCATCCTGGCTGACGACGAACTGTTCACCTACCTGATGAACGGTGGTTCTGTTCCTCCGCTGGAAGTTATCGCACGTGATGAAGGTGGTGTTTGGGTCGTTGAAGGCCACCGCCGTCGCCGCTGCTATGATCGTTGCCGTGCAGCCGGTAAGCCAGTAGGCAGAATTCACATCATGCCGTTTAACGGTAACGATGTGCAGCGCCTGGCGCGGATCATGACCAGCAATAATCAGCTTCCGCTTTCCGATATTGAGCAGGCTGCAGTTATTCAGGAACTGCACAACGCGTTTAACCAAACCACCAGCGAGATTGCGAAGCTGGTCAATAAGTCAGTCGGTACCGTTGAAAAGTTACTGACTCTCAGCACTGCGAATTATGACGTTCAGCAAGAAGTTAAATCCGGGGCCGTCTCAGTTGATGTTGCTGTTGATCGCGTAAAAGAGTACGGCGAAAAAGCTGGAAAGGTGCTGCAGCACGATAAAGCTGTTGCGGCCGCTCAGGGTAAAAAGAAAGTTACCCGCAGCGCTATAGCCCCAGAAATTAGCATTAAGAATGCACGTCGTTTCGTAGAGCTGATGGCCCAGGCTGAAATCAGTGAAGAAGGTGTGTTCACCATCCAGGGTGCAGCGCTGGCTGAAGCTCTGTCCATTATCGACGAACACAAAGCGATTGCTGAAGCCCGTGAAACATATCGTCTGTCTCAGCCAATCCCTTCCGCTGAGGTACGCGGGAAAATCCTTTACGTTTCACTCGATGGCGAAGAGATCGGGTCGGCACCTATCTATCGCGGCAAGAACGTGAACCTCAACGGTGTCGTTACCAGCCAGTCCAAAGCCGTAGCCCACTTTGTTAAGCAGCATAAACTTCAGCAAGAAGCGAATCATGACAACCAGTAA
- a CDS encoding LexA family protein: protein MGTLGTRLKELRKQRKLTQGQLGKALGVSDVTIGYWERDLNVPGGKSLTKLAQYLGVTEGFLLYGREDEANVGPAPVAAQQIPIISYVQAGAWSPECDARNLDGTVEYILTSEFHSYSTFALKVKGKSMEPDFVEGDVIIIDPELRPGPGDFVVAKNGGDEATFKKYRARGISETGEEIFELVPLNEDYAIRNSAKEKIHVVGVVVEHRRMMRRK from the coding sequence GTGGGAACACTTGGTACTCGGTTAAAGGAATTAAGGAAACAACGAAAGCTAACACAGGGCCAACTTGGTAAAGCGCTTGGGGTTTCTGATGTAACAATTGGATACTGGGAAAGGGATTTGAATGTTCCAGGCGGTAAATCGCTTACAAAACTCGCACAATACCTCGGCGTTACTGAAGGGTTTCTTTTATATGGTCGAGAGGATGAAGCAAACGTAGGACCAGCACCAGTAGCAGCTCAGCAAATCCCAATCATCAGTTATGTGCAGGCTGGTGCCTGGTCACCTGAGTGCGACGCAAGAAATCTCGATGGAACGGTGGAGTATATTTTGACGTCAGAGTTTCACTCTTATTCTACCTTTGCCCTCAAGGTTAAAGGAAAATCAATGGAACCCGATTTTGTCGAAGGCGATGTAATCATCATAGATCCTGAGCTGCGTCCCGGCCCCGGCGATTTCGTGGTCGCAAAGAACGGCGGTGATGAAGCTACATTTAAGAAATACCGGGCACGCGGTATCAGTGAGACTGGCGAAGAAATATTTGAACTCGTGCCATTAAACGAAGACTACGCTATTCGCAACTCTGCAAAAGAAAAGATTCATGTCGTTGGGGTGGTTGTTGAACACCGCCGCATGATGCGCCGCAAGTAA
- a CDS encoding Cro/CI family transcriptional regulator, which produces MTTTELEQHFGSPNKAAEFFGVSPEAFYQWRTRPGQLIPKGRAAEAAARTKGKLKFDASLYQKRNEKAA; this is translated from the coding sequence ATGACTACGACTGAACTTGAACAGCACTTCGGTTCGCCAAACAAGGCGGCTGAATTTTTTGGTGTATCGCCAGAAGCCTTTTATCAATGGCGTACTCGCCCTGGCCAACTGATCCCTAAAGGTCGCGCAGCAGAGGCTGCTGCACGCACTAAAGGGAAACTCAAATTCGACGCTTCGCTTTACCAAAAGCGTAATGAGAAAGCGGCATAG